In Anaerolineae bacterium, a single genomic region encodes these proteins:
- a CDS encoding ABC transporter permease, with product MEILTPIMPALEAQSAGYIHFVDALQSADFFAAEQALREMADPEKSPLDSAHAALLGRQLGKAGGVLRKISPGFKALSEASTALTKGEVETARAKLLEAADHMGQVARNLRLTELARLAKVQRTFWGVDTNNRAVLWERGGTRVSWQMIEMGMRRIRGGAVEYLPLQRGLLRGDPGISVRTYRPVGETLVIRLRNSLVLAAIAFVVVMPLALVLGLIAGLNEGKPIDRILSTFGLVTTVTPEFVSGIFLILIFAYWLKLVPGATVFGEKAPWERPDMLILPVATLTLVELGYVLRMTRASMSEVMRAPYIRTAFLKGLPYWRIVFKHAVRNALIAPITVIMLHVNWLVGGIVIVEAIFGYPGLGKYLLEAALFKDFNAIEAGAMVLVTLAVGTQLLADIAYTFLNPRIRYQ from the coding sequence ATGGAAATCCTGACGCCCATCATGCCGGCGCTGGAGGCCCAGTCCGCCGGCTACATCCATTTCGTGGATGCCCTGCAGAGCGCGGACTTTTTTGCGGCGGAGCAGGCCCTGCGCGAGATGGCGGACCCGGAGAAGAGCCCACTGGACAGCGCCCATGCCGCGCTGCTGGGGCGACAGCTCGGCAAGGCCGGCGGTGTCCTGCGCAAGATCTCCCCGGGCTTCAAGGCGTTGAGCGAGGCCTCTACTGCCCTGACCAAAGGGGAGGTGGAGACCGCCCGCGCCAAGCTCCTGGAAGCCGCCGACCATATGGGCCAGGTGGCGCGCAACCTGCGCCTGACGGAGCTGGCGCGGCTGGCCAAGGTCCAGCGCACGTTCTGGGGCGTGGACACCAACAACCGGGCGGTGCTGTGGGAGCGGGGCGGCACGCGCGTCTCCTGGCAGATGATTGAGATGGGCATGCGGCGCATTCGCGGCGGCGCGGTGGAGTATCTGCCCCTACAGAGAGGGCTTCTGCGCGGGGACCCCGGCATCTCAGTACGCACCTATCGGCCGGTGGGGGAGACGCTGGTGATCCGCCTGCGCAACTCCCTGGTGCTGGCGGCGATCGCCTTCGTGGTGGTGATGCCGCTGGCGCTGGTGTTGGGGCTGATCGCCGGCCTGAACGAGGGCAAGCCCATTGACCGCATCCTTTCCACCTTTGGCCTGGTGACGACCGTCACTCCCGAGTTCGTCTCCGGTATCTTCCTCATTCTCATCTTCGCCTACTGGCTGAAACTGGTGCCTGGGGCGACGGTTTTCGGTGAGAAAGCCCCCTGGGAGCGGCCGGACATGCTCATTCTGCCGGTGGCCACGCTCACCCTGGTGGAACTGGGATACGTCCTGCGCATGACCCGCGCCAGCATGTCGGAGGTAATGCGGGCGCCGTACATTCGCACGGCGTTTCTGAAGGGCCTGCCGTACTGGCGCATCGTCTTCAAACATGCTGTTCGCAACGCGCTCATCGCGCCCATCACGGTTATCATGCTGCATGTGAACTGGCTGGTGGGCGGTATCGTGATTGTGGAGGCGATTTTCGGGTATCCGGGCCTGGGCAAGTATCTGCTGGAGGCGGCGCTGTTCAAGGACTTCAACGCCATCGAGGCCGGCGCCATGGTGCTGGTGACCCTGGCTGTGGGCACACAGCTCCTGGCGGACATCGCCTATACG